tgaaaaatttggaaagaaaaaccacaaaatattttccagaACTTGGTTGCGCTCTCACATTTTCAAAGGTAAAGgtaagattttttcatttgtaatcTCATCATCGAAAATCCGCATCAACCCCATTTCTAAAAAATTCGGATATCAGTTTATTGATGTGCATTCTATTTTTTACGTACACAAATTTTATTACACAAAtatcttctttttttataatcaaaaagaacattgaaaaataatacaagGAAAGAATCAGTCAGGATTTTGTAATGAAACTTTTGTATGGAATGTGTAAATTACTTTTAgcataaaataatatatatgaaaaaaggaattataaaaaagaaagaaaaaaattgaccggGCGgatattttgaagaatttttgaaacgaaaatcatttttccatagTATCGAGCCACGAGTTTGATCAAACAGGAGAGGGGCTTTCTCAGGTAGCGGGCTCTTTTTAAAACGCTCACTCGCGCTTGATTGACTCGATGATGGTATGCGTGTGACACAGCCCCGGGAATATATAAAATCATGGAAGTCTGGCGTGACCGACTATTAGTTCGCGTCGATCTCATCGTTCCTGGTCGTTTACTCTTCCCTgttgtcaataaaaataattgggaaagaaaaaaaaccagcGGTATTTGATTATCGAATTCTGCCGAATCTCCATTTAATCTAGTGAAGAATCTGTTTGaaaattgtcgaaaaaaatccatttttgtaAGATACAAATTTCTGTTAAAAGCGTGATTCCCTTATTCAGTGTCCTAATTCTCTAGAAAAGAACagttgaaagagaaaaaagtcattatGGAGTCGTACGCAAGAAGCGGAAACGGACTTCCCTCTATTTTTCTATTGGTATTTTTATGCTCGAGCCTTCCCGTTCAAATATCGTCGGACTGCTATGGAAAAACTATACTCCGTAAGTactattttattctttctctcgtaaacgtttttttatcggAGACTCGTGGAACTATCGTCGGAAATCTTGGGAAATAAGCGATACGGTTGTGTACGAAGATAACAATTTAATATGAAATTCCTACTAGAATTATATTCCTTgatctttctcgctctctctctctttaagTTATTTGCTCTGAAGAAACTCAAAAGCAGGTTCTGTTATTCGCAAAAGGCCCAGCAATGAAAACGTTAGATATGGACGAACGCTTATGCATTCGCTCAACGAGAGTTTCCCCGCTCATCATAATATATTCGCTTTTTCTGAAACCTCCACTAAGCAACATctataaaacaaaattctgcggattatcattatatttaaatGTGTTTTATGCCCCAATAACCCCAGCTCTGACTACACTCCTTATCACTATTAGGAATGAAAATGCGAAGTGCTTTTAATCCGTCaatgatagaaaaatgtttaggGACAAATCGAGGTAGTCCATCTTGACGATACGGgtttcttctctcttcctaGTCTATTTCCGTTTCACATAATCACCCATATATATgcgaatatgaattttttccgaaaattacAGTTTTTTGTCAATACAATTACCGGTTTCTTGtccgaaaaaagttaatattCTGGTTAGCATTGCAACGAGGAGGAAAAGTTCGTCATGAAATTCATTAAGTCAACGATTCAATCATCgatttctttattattatacTGGGCAAGAGAAAAAGTCAATCAAAATTTcgtagaatttaaaaaaatataaaaaattattgtgatggaatttaaaatttgtgatgTTAAATATAGTTGATCAAGCGTATTATTATCTGACCCGAAAACCGAGAAGCGATGCAAGATCGTTTCAGGCTAAATTATGGTCTATAATGAACGACTTCTAAAATACAATAATAATGCAGGTAATTCTGATGGATAACACTACATACAATAATGAACgatcaaatatttattaaaatatcAATAGAATCAACGAAAAATGCAGCACAAAAGATCGAACAGGCGTATATGTTACATGTATAATAAAAAGGGAATGTTGCTGGTGTTAGAGGCATCTTGGGAGCTGGGTCGCGTCATTAGTTTGAGGTACTTTGTTCTAGTCGTATACAATTCATTTTCCTCGTCCGGAAAGCGTGGAATCCCGAGGGCAGTTCCGAAGAGGTTTGTGCAGCAACCTCACTGTAGGGGGTACGAGGTCAAGGGGATcttgaagagttttttttgtGCCCCTAGCACCACGCCGAATGTAAAAGAAAGGTTACGAAAACCCCCACGTGCATCTCGTTCTTGTCCAATGTTTTCTCTTCACTTTGCTATTTCTGTCTCACCTTCTATATGCAGTGATATGCACTTTTGAGTCTTCGTTTTTAGTGCAATTCTATGGTTACATAAAGCAAAACAGTTTGTATctatttatcgatttttcgtttttgttaaCGTCCAAATATTGTCTACTTTctaaataattcatttatttatatttatcgcTTTTATGCGtttttttcttgtcgaaatGAATACTGTTTGTCGTCAAATCAACGATTGCAGTGGTAATAGAACCAACAGACATGCTTGATGGACATAGTCCATATAAAAATTATCGTTCAACTACACTCGTGGCTCTCGTACGAGTTGTCGAGTAATAACAACAAATGCTGACGAGACAATCTTGCTATGTCTCTCGATGAACATTCCAAATTTGATTGATATACCGATCCCTCCACTGTCATTAACAGATCCTATAGTTCTAGTTTGATGTATTCTCGTCTAACCGAGTGAGTATGTGAGCAAAAGCGCTTGTATGGCGTCGCATGAATAAACGTGACCCTATATATGAACTACCCAATGACTCGGAAGCACATGGTGCAATGTTTGATTTGTAGTAATTTCATTGACGTATACCGTATGACCTTGGAATGAAAATCCCCTCTGGgtggaattttggaaattaaaAACCACACGAAATGATAGGATAACGAATTTTTACGAACATTTCGATAACACTAAATGAATCACAAAAGTTCGGGATTTAAACTCTTGGGCAAAGACCGGAAATGAGAAGGCTCGGCTCActataatacatttttaagcCTCTTTTTGTCCATTCGACCATTCGTTGCGATTTTGTCTACACCAACATCGAAAATACACATAtgcttgaataaatgtttaagCGTTTGAATTGATCGATCGTCCATGCTATTTTGTTGAAACGAGGCTAATCATCTCGTGGGAAAGAAACGCTTGAGCGATTCGTCGAGTTTAATAGGATGGCATTGATTTGATCTAATCGCACGTACAATTTCTTTGATATATTTTGAGGCTATTAAGCAGAAACAAACGGCGATTcgacgattttctttttcctgcCTTTTCattaaatagaaaatttttattgattaacGATTAATTAAAAGAAATATATAACTAATTGTTTGACCAGAAGGATCCAAGTGCCTGAGCCACGGTTGAGGAACCGGTGGACCTGATTACATAGTATCcatgataaattttcaaattatttattcgcAGATACAAGTGGAACTCGAATGAGGgagtgaaaatattaaaaagacaATAAAAGTAATTGCACCTTCAAGTAATTTCTTTGCCATTAATGaatcaaatctaattttccgtttttctctttcactctGTATGATAACGAAACTCGCTGACCAGATTTCGtgtgtaataaaaaaagagatagcaaaaatattgataaacaAGTAAGCGTTGGTGATTTTCAAAAGTCTTTTGACATATTTTCCTCGATCAATGTACATTTGCATTCGACTATGAGTATATTAAGCTTTCAATTAACATATTCAAATACGAGAACAAAACTAGCCCCGCattggagaataaaaaaggtgaaataaagaaattgtCTAACCAACTATCGAAGCATGAATATAGTGACGAATATTGATTTACCTCTGTTCCAAGGTAAACCAATATGAATTCGTAGATTTTATGAGCGAAAAACAGGTGAGTAAGTCACTGGTACAAACGTTCTTCGTGTTCGCACATCTTATATATACATGAGCATCCGATCATAATCTATGTTATCCGCAcgagaaacatattttttcctcaactatAATGACTGACGATTTACGCCCAACAGCATAACAACTTTTCCAGGAGTCGTAAGACGGGCTATGATTTTTAATATCGAATCGAAATTCGAGCTCTATGTCGATTCCATAATTTCTTCATTAATCTCAATTAATATAATTTTGATACGTAGTTTAAACAACAGAATTTGCtgtaattttcaacttttcgtcTCTCGTGAAATTCTGATTAAAACTACATTAAAAAATAGCATAAAagaaagaacattaaaaaaagacATGATTCCGTGTGAAAAATACTAAACGCTTGAACACTTGTGTGTAGCAAAAATCATAGCGATTCAAAGCCTACAGGCTGAAAGATCGGTGAGTTTAAGAGAATAAGTCTCGAACTTGGCCTCCAAAACGAGGATCAAaagtgaataattaattcgcGGTCGAGAGTCGGTGGACTCGTTTCACACGCTGCGCCGTCTGCTGAACCGATTTTTCGTCTCGGATCTCCTCGCCATGTATTAACTGTGGAATAATCATAATCAACTCTGTGGAATCCTTCGCTGCGCATATGTATTCAAGTATCTTAAAAGAGCAAGTGAAAGACTAaaacgaaataagaaaataaaatttcgagatTTTAATCCTTCGCTCGAGAGAATGCAAAATGATAAATCAATTGTTCCTTGAAGTACAAGGCAAATTTGCACGCTGGtacatgaatttttatttacgatACAGACTTACAAGTTCGAGACTTGTTTCAAACGTCCTTCCGAGTGAAAGCTAGTACGCTAGAATGATGATcgcgataaaataaaaatcctttTGAAATTCACTTTCCAAATTGATAGAAGAGCAATATCTAAGCATACAATTTAGTACTATAAATtaattttgcttcctcatcgaggaagctttgtgacgatggaaaatttttttttccagttttcaatgtcaatgtgctcaaaatgttccaaaacatcgaaaaatcatatctagaaaaaatgtccggatgtgcgtgcgtgcgtgcgtgcgtgtgtgcgtgcatgtgtgtgtgtgtgtgtgtgtgtgtgtgtgtgtgtgtgtgtgtgtgtgtgtgtgtgtgtgtgtgtgtgtgtgtgtgtgtgtgtgtgtgtgtgtgtgtgtgtgtgtgtgtgtgtgtgtgttatagcactgcaaaattcaaacgcttataactcggaaacggtttgagatacagagCTACCGTTTtacacagatgttaatctatacaagctcttcactctctgataattttgtagtagaaaggttggtattgaatttggggaatatcggttgagtggttcaaattttatgacattttgaattttacgaaaatatgaatttttcaaaaaatcgtccaaccgcttcaatttttggaaatcttGTAAGATATtatgtataagtctgtacttcctctatacttttcaTCAAAGTTGtcagaattatttaatttcagtgtaaatagaaaaacaatgaaaattgaaagttgcaaactgtttttttctgatggctcgtcattcagttgttttttatggatttaaacaaagagataaattaaagttcgtaaaagaaggcagagaaaataatgtatttacattatttttttttatttgtatcgtcagataaaatatatttttgaatcTATAACGAAtcaaatcaaataaataataaccgAATAATAATGCAAATGTGTtattaaagagaaaaaaaaattattgtatgCACAGGAGGTCCTCCAGGTGTGTCCTGCCAAGATAAACAGACAATTCTCGATGAACATAATCGTCTACGTCAGTTGGTTGCCCTTGGCCGAGTTCCCGGCCAGCCTGGAGCGGCAAATATGATGGAAATGGtgagattttttcaatgaataatgAGCTCGTTCAAATAAGGATTCGTGAAAAAGTCTTATGCATCTAATGTTCCGTGAAAGcggtaaaaaaatatacatatattttttaactcATTCGAACGAAGTAGCTcctcctatttttttttcacggatcatggattttttaatgttcatcaacaatgtgtcagtgaaaaatgtttggtCAGAACCGCGAGTGATTTCCTTCTAACTTCCTTCTTTCGTCAATATTCGTGACTTTTACTCTTCATGCTTGcttaaatttttgttccctAATAGTTTGTGTGAAATCTAAAGAGATGAGAATCTGTGTTGAAAACTGAACATGCTGAAAAGCTACCCTATCGTCGAAGTTATAGGAGCAATCAGAGTTATTAATCAATGTTTTTCGATTGCACTGTCCATCGGAGGAAAATCCTATCTTTTTATACTTCCATACGTTTCAATTTTAATATCAACGGAGAGTACATAGAAAATTAAATAGAGAGATCGTTAaaacagttcaattttcaattaatctTCTTGCGTTAATTCGAAAGCCATATTCGACTAGTATGATTAACATTTCCGAAGTCTTGAACACGAGATTTATTCCCACTAtgattttgaggaaaatttcgGAACGTTTACGATCGAATTGAATTGCGATGAAAATCGAACGGAAAAGGGCAAGGGATTTATTTGAAACGTAAAACGACGTCCATCCGAGCTCATGGAGACGCTAATGGATTCTCGTGTAATCCACGTGGAAAGCCGAACGGATCAATGAAAAGAGGAGAACACGCTTCAATCGTTTCAGTAGAcacgacgagaaaaaagaaaaaaaaaacgaaactacACTGTCCGCTCTGTCACTGATCCTTACTATTTTGTGATCCTCTTAGGTATGGGACGACGAGCTTGCAGCAATAGCTCAAAGATGGGCAGACAAGTGTGCAGAGTCACACGACAATTCGAGGAATGTCCGTAAGTGAAATAAGTCAAACGTTGACAATACTAAGCTCGAGATATAATTGGATCGAATGAATGAAATTATTAGATCGAACGCAAGAAATATTTTGATGAAGTTTCGaaattataattaaaattaGCACTAGCTTCTTATACTAGACGAAATTCGATCGAATAACAATGTTGCGCATTGGTATATACTGTGTTTTAATACTTAAGAATAAATCAGGCGGTCACCAAAATCGATCGAGAAACTTTGATCAATAAACCAAAAGTTTAGTATGAGCTTAAATTTTTTGCGAAGTTTTAattaatgtttttctttcaagcaaaatgtattctttcgtctttttctatttatatcgCACTCGTTATAATTCACTCGAGAATATCTGAACGATCCGCACTGCTCCGGTAATTCTTTTTCACTCTGTTTTTACTCCTCAGGGCGTAAAATTTTTATCggattgtcaaattttttgccGAATTAAAACGCGACTAACGAGGACCCAACGGAAGAGGAGATAGAAAGCagctttttatttcgatagcTCTCGTTGAAATTTAGGTATTCACGCGTAAAAATTATATTCATCTCGGAACGAGAGACTATAACCCATATATAGCTAAAttaaatacaacattttttattttccgataAACCCTTAAAACTGCTCACGTCTTTTTAAAGGTGCttatgataataaaaaattactcaGCTTTGATggcgtaataaaaaaattaaaaaatactctCCCTAGCTTGCCATGCAAAATAAAGTTGAATAATCATTttgagaaacaaaatgtttgattattatttacatGAAATAAACTTTGCAAAGGCGCAAACCGTTAGTTCtctataaacaaaaaaaacttcataatTCACTTCTCAAAAAAGTGAATTATGAAGTTTTAAATAAACGAGCTTAgagcatttcatttttattattcgtcaTAACCACACTGAGGCAACTACAAGTACTCTGTTCGTTGCGGTTATACGCACGTGCTCGTTACCGAGTTATACAAACTCAACTACAGTAAAACTCGTTCTGTATGTGCTTCGGGAAGAGAAACAAGCAATAACAAACGTTGCACAAATTCGGAAATAAAAGAGCCATCAGTGTTATCTCTGGAAACGATTCACTACACGCGGCCGGATATTCTTCAATTAAAAATACATCACGTGTGACGTATGAATATTACGTAATTTTCGCAAATACAGCAACGCAGCACAGCGGTACTGAAAACATGATGAAATGTAAATACTTCTTTGAGTATTTATCACGCAtgagttatgaaaatttcctgttttcatgaaaaatatattgatcaatgatcgattttattatactaTATTCCAAAATGCGTTTAAGTATTCAAAGcctaataaaaattttcggaCTGAAATTATCATTGCAAAACTATCGTCAGAACATTAATTTTCTGAAGCAAGAAAGTAATTGGTGtgttttttcgtcgttcaATCACGTTGACTGCTGAGTTATTATGATATTGGCAGTAGAAAAGTCGTTAACGAATGAATATCCAAAGTAAAGGAACGGTtgttattctgtttgaatCCGTAGGGAGATTTTCAGTGGGACAGAACATAGCTCGAACGTGGACGACGAGACCCCCGGGGCCTTACGACTCTGAACCCAATTGGAGGCGACAAATTTTCGGTTGGTTCAACGAGGTACAACACTATCAAACTGGCTACAGCAGAACCACGGGTCATTACACTCAGGTACGTAATTTCTGACTCCTTTAgctctcctctttctctatttctatctttctctttctgttCCTCTTTTACGAATGCGAATCGGGTATTATTCCACGTGAACGATTCTTCCTTCGAGAAACATCacagttcgaaaatttcaagtcaaCCAGGAAATCCTGaagttttcattcttttcttttctaagAAGTTAGCGAAAGAGTTCAATATCGAAtttccattcgtttttttacttccgaTAACCCAAAACTCAATCATCCGCATATTCGGTTAGATCAAATCTGCAAATCCCATTGGAACTGAAAAAATGGCATCTTCAGTAActagaaataaaaagttctTAATATAAATTCTCATAATTGGTGAATTTATTTGATTTGGATTAATGGTGAGTCAAGTGACAACTACATTTCTTCTTCAACTCGAacgaatttcaacaaaacctATGCAtccgtttaatttttataagaataattttctttcgttcaaCTTGACATGTTTCTCccgctttctctcttctccaaATCTTTTATTCATCCATAACTGCGATTCAATGAAAAGCtacgttttttccatttataaatttattatttttttaactttcagcTTGTCTGGGGTGACACTTATCTCGTGGGCTGCGGCTACTCGTTCTACTACAATCCTGCTGAGGGATATACAAAGAATTACGTCTGCAACTATGGACCAGCGTACGTATTAAAATCCATGACCCGaggagagaaatgaaaaaaataaaagtcgcAAAGTACaactttgctttttttcttattcggttccctacttttcttttttctccaaccGCTATATGACCCCAATGAATCCCACGGTACAATCGTTCTCGATTACTCGTAATCGACCATTCGAGCTGATATCACGTCTCTCGTTTCTCACAGTGGAAACGTGCTTGGCTATCAGCCCTATCAATCCGGCCAACCTTCGTGCAACAGCTATGGGATGTCTTACTCCAACAGATATTCTGGACTATGTTGTAAGTTCcttcaaaaattgtttacatATGCCGGCTCGCTAATTCTTGCAAACAGattcacaaatattttttacgtaaATTCGATTGGAACATAACTTGCATGTTattcaagaaaatcgattgtcaTTTGGATGGCTTAGGAAGCCAGGGAAGCCATTATTATTACTGATATCTGAACTGTTTGACTTCACAATTGttcaaaattccaaaaaaagtCCTGAAAGACCAATGTGGAAAAACCCAATGGTATTTGAATATGATCCGTATAAATTATGGGGACCAATAAAAGCGATAAATTGATATTCAAGCTGATCTatcaaagtttaaaatgaaatggGCACTGccggaatgaaagaaaaattccacCTCGTCGATTCACCGTTAAAagacatcattcgattttaTGGACTTGTTGTATTTGAATAGAATTCTCCGTAATAATGACGTAACGCTCGAttgaaaattgtcaaattcaatCGAGCGTTGCTATTGGAGAGCAGCTTGTGCGGTTGGGTGTGGTGTCTTGTTCCCTCTATCCATTTTATGCTCAGAATTTCAGaaagaacgataaaaaaaacaaagccggcttttttttatacatttttttctcgtaaaaacagtaaataaaataaaaattttaagagGGGTCTGAcgttttctttgctttttctcgatttggcgaaaaaattctgttattGAAAATATAGACGGTTCTCGATCTACTAAGATAttatacatagaaaaatcgcaattttccaattttgtaaatctaattttttttcaatgcttatttgacgaagaaaatttctttatttattgtttGTTACAGCCTCTGATGGCTACCATCATCTAGGAGCACTTTGCGCATATGGTTAATCAATTGCAAGACTTCAGTTGGCCGTACTCTTAAAAGGATTCAGCATTAGCAGTGAAGCAGCTTGGAGTCACAAACCACGCCCAAGTTTACGATCGAATTCACTCAATGTTCACCCACATCTGACACTTTCAGTTTCTAAGATCATACATTTAAAGAAAATTGACGATACACAGCCTTTGAATTGTGTTATTCGATGATACGGATCTAATGAACAATTTGTTAGAAAATTTATTAGAAGATAACTTGTCTAAGAATCTCAGCAATCATATTTCGAGTCTTTGATCAATGTAAACCTAATTTCCGCTCAAGTGATTGAAGCTCGGAAGATTTTTGGGTTTTCTCGAATACTTGAGACTCGGATTTTATCAAAAGCCGCGAAGCTCTCTGCGAAGCActcaaataatgttttttcattgtcctaattattatatattcaattagctaaaagtaatgaaattataggatttggcagatatgaaaataacaaatattaGCTTCGATTAATTGTTTACCTGGAAATGTGTTCTCAACTTAACGTCTATACGGATGTAACCAGAGATTACGTTGCAGAAAACTGATGGAGAAAGGGTTTGAGAGTTTAGGATCGTGTTCGAAGCCACGTCGTTTAACTTGACGCGGTTGTTGGGGGTGTTACACTTGCATAGACTAGACATAATCTACTGTATAGAGTAAACGCTTCTAGTCCATTAGCTTAGTATCCGGCATCTCGTTAGGTTATTGTCAAACGTTTACTTAACGATATTTTGATTATACAGTCATGTTCGAAACTTGAACAACGTTTCATCTCTATTTTGCCTTAATTATACAgtactaaaaaaattttaaacggaACACTGCATCTAGCGACCGAATCCAACGTGATTAGTTGATCGAGGCAGTaatgaaaacgaattttttgacaaGACTGTGCGTCCTTAATAGCTTTGATCGAATTTATTATAGATTCATAATTTCGCAATCGTCAAAAGGGTGTATGTagcatttttatcgatttgttATCGACATTGAAGATTCAACGTGCACTTTTTGCAACATATTTCATAGTAAATGTAATAGCGCACATTTGGATTCTAGTTATTCGACCTAACATAATTTAGTTTacggatattttattttaaatacaaGCAATAATTTTTCTACATTACATTAGCAAGGAATTATCACATGTACTGACAAATAGTCATTCATTTAAATCtccaaaaaaactttttaatagTGGAAACAGAACGCTGAGTATTAAAAAATCGCAACTTCCTGTAGAAAATTACCACTCCAAATTGTTATCATTacttatcaataaaaactgttCACtaaatcttttctttttttaaacctCAGATTACACCAATCAAGCCAAGTACGGATAATAATtacttatcaatttttttcttgaaacgtttacaaaaaagttttaaattatagaacaaaaacttggcgtgcatgatttttcaaaataaggCAAAGCACTTCGGCGAAAGCACATTTCATTACGTATCTAACTTAATCTTTGTACTGTTCGGAATTAGAGAACTTATTAGTACGGTGTTCGAATTATTcgactttgaattttatttttaagaattttatgttttttttttcacatgcaGAATTCGAGATTCCTAGGAGCTTTTGTGCTGTTAGAAATCAGGAAGTTCACTAATACGTCGATCACAATGAGTTTCGTTACGTTCGTTTTACTATTATTACTTTTACT
The window above is part of the Venturia canescens isolate UGA chromosome 5, ASM1945775v1, whole genome shotgun sequence genome. Proteins encoded here:
- the LOC122411080 gene encoding venom allergen 5-like isoform X1, yielding MESYARSGNGLPSIFLLVFLCSSLPVQISSDCYGKTILRGPPGVSCQDKQTILDEHNRLRQLVALGRVPGQPGAANMMEMVWDDELAAIAQRWADKCAESHDNSRNVRRFSVGQNIARTWTTRPPGPYDSEPNWRRQIFGWFNEVQHYQTGYSRTTGHYTQLVWGDTYLVGCGYSFYYNPAEGYTKNYVCNYGPAGNVLGYQPYQSGQPSCNSYGMSYSNRYSGLCSSDGYHHLGALCAYG
- the LOC122411080 gene encoding venom allergen 3-like isoform X2 produces the protein MMEMVWDDELAAIAQRWADKCAESHDNSRNVRRFSVGQNIARTWTTRPPGPYDSEPNWRRQIFGWFNEVQHYQTGYSRTTGHYTQLVWGDTYLVGCGYSFYYNPAEGYTKNYVCNYGPAGNVLGYQPYQSGQPSCNSYGMSYSNRYSGLCSSDGYHHLGALCAYG